The nucleotide sequence TATTCTATAATTGCTCCAGTTCCACCTTTTACAGTAAGGATACCAGCAACTTTTAAAATCACATCTTTAGGAGCGGTCCATCCAGAAAGTTTTCCAGTTAACTTAACTCCAATTAATTTAGGGAATTTTAATTCCCAAGCCATTCCTGCCATAACATCTACAGCATCTGCTCCACCAACTCCAATAGCTACCATTCCTAGACCACCGGCATTAACGGTATGAGAATCTGTTCCAATCATCATTCCACCAGGAAATGCATAGTTTTCTAATACCACTTGATGAATGATCCCTGCTCCCGGTTTCCAAAATCCGATACCGTATTTGTTAGATACAGATTCTAGAAATTCAAATACTTCATGACTACTTGTATTTGCCGCTTTTAAATCTATAGCAGCACCCATTTTAGCTTGAATTAAATGATCACAGTGAACCGTAGTTGGTACTGCAACATTATCTTTTCCAGCTTGCATGAATTGCAATAATGCCATTTGTGCTGTTGCATCCTGACAAGCAATTCTATCTGGAGCAAAATCTACATAATCCTTACCTCTTTGGTAAGCAGTATTAGCTTCTCCGTCCCATAAATGAGAATAAAGTATTTTTTCTGAAAGTGTTAAAGGCTTTCCAACAACTTCACGTGCTTTATTTACACGGTCTGCCATTTGGCTGTACACCTTTTTGATCATGTCAATATCGTATGCCATATCTGTGAGTGTTTTTATGTTCTAAAAAGTCTTGCGAAATTACGAATTTTACTACGATTTTAAAAATCACAATCAATCTTCGTAAATAAGTATAGATTATTCATTTTATGACAGAATGGACTTATAAATTTTGATGAAAACGTATTTTTATAATATAAATTTACGAATTCAATAAATTCTATTAAAGGTATCTCTAAATTAATTCTGTATAGTATCGATTAGAAATTCGATGAAAACGAGGCTGAAAGCTCTCTTAATGGAAAAAGATCAAAATAGCTCTTTAATAATAAATGCTTCTGATAATCCTTCTGCCTCTGCTTTGTAATTCTTAATTATTCTATGCCTTAATATGCCCACAGCAACGGCTTGTACATCTTCTATATCTGGAGAGAACTTTGAATTTACCAATGCATGTGCCTTAGCTGCTAGTATTAAATTTTGTGAAGCTCTTGGGCCTGCTCCCCAATCTACATAATTCTTTATTATGGTGGGAGCAGAATCTCCTTGTGGTCTTGTCTTTCCAACTAACCTTACTGCATATTCTATTACATTGTCTGGAACAGGAACCATTCTAACTAATTGCTGAATCTCAATAATTTCTTTTGCATTAAATAATGCTGAAACTTTAATTTTTTCATTATTCGTCGTACTCTTAACTACCGCCACTTCTTCCTCAAAACTTGGGTAATCTAAATGTACAGCAAACATAAATCGATCTAATTGTGCTTCTGGTAAGGGATAGGTGCCCTCCTGCTCTATTGGGTTTTGTGTGGCAAGCACAAAATAAGGTAGATCTAAACCGTAGTTCTGTCCGCTAACAGTAACGCTTCGTTCTTGCATTGCTTCCAACATTGCTGCCTGTGTTTTTGGGGGAGTTCTGTTAATCTCATCTGCAAGTACAATATTTGAAAACACCGGGCCTTTAATGAATTTAAAATGTCTATTCTCATCTAGGATCTCAGATCCTAAAATATCACTAGGCATAAGATCTGGAGTAAATTGAATTCTTTTAAATTCTAACCCTAAAGCCTTAGAAATGGTATTCACCATAAGGGTTTTTGCAAGGCCGGGCACCCCTATTAAAAGCGCATGCCCGCCCGCATAAATGGAAAGTAATATTTGTTCTATAACCTGCTCCTGCCCTACAATAACTCTTGCAATCTCTTGCTTTAATTGTTGGTGTTTCTTTACTAAAGATTCTGCAGCAGCAACGTTAGACATAGTATTGATTTATTTTTTCAACCAATCACTAGCGTAATCACAAGATCTATATTTCCCGTTGATCTTTACATAAGTATCAGCAATTTTCTCTTTCTGCCATTCTTCAATAACATCAATTCGCTTATCTCTTAAGGCTAATTCTTTGATCTTTAAATAATCTTTAGCAAATTCTGCTTTGTGCTCTTTATATCTTTTATCTACAGTAATAAGTTTATAAAATACTCTTCCTGTTCTATCTTGATCTGTAAGTACCAAAGAAACATCACCTTCCTGAAGGTTTACAACCTGATCATAAATTTCAGGATCTATCTTTGTTTGCTCAAATCTTGTATCTCCACTTGTAGGATTGATTAATTTACCATTATTAGCAGCAGTTTCTTCTTCATCAGAAAATCTCTTAGCCGCTATAGCAAATTTAAGTTTCCCATCTTTTACCTGAGTTCTAATACTGTCAATTTCAGATTTAGCAGCTTCTACAGTAGCATTAGTTACATCTGGAATTAATAAAATATGTCTTATCTCCAAATTTTGACCTAAGACCTTATCAACTTTAATAATATGGTAACCAAATGCAGATTCAAAAGGTTCACTAACTTCGCCTTCTTGTAAACTAAAGGCAGTGTCCTTAAAATCTTTGTCCAGAGGATCTTTTCTAGAAATAACCATTCTACCACCATCTCTACTTGAACCTGGATCCTGAGAGTATAATACTGCTTTTGTAGCAAAACTAGCATCGTTATCTATAACGTCTTCTCTAAATTGAGCTAACCTATCAATAACCTTTTGCTTTTCAGATTGAGGAATCTCAGGTTTAATAATGATCTGAGAGATCTCTACTTCATCAC is from Gillisia sp. Hel1_33_143 and encodes:
- a CDS encoding AAA family ATPase, whose protein sequence is MSNVAAAESLVKKHQQLKQEIARVIVGQEQVIEQILLSIYAGGHALLIGVPGLAKTLMVNTISKALGLEFKRIQFTPDLMPSDILGSEILDENRHFKFIKGPVFSNIVLADEINRTPPKTQAAMLEAMQERSVTVSGQNYGLDLPYFVLATQNPIEQEGTYPLPEAQLDRFMFAVHLDYPSFEEEVAVVKSTTNNEKIKVSALFNAKEIIEIQQLVRMVPVPDNVIEYAVRLVGKTRPQGDSAPTIIKNYVDWGAGPRASQNLILAAKAHALVNSKFSPDIEDVQAVAVGILRHRIIKNYKAEAEGLSEAFIIKELF
- a CDS encoding peptidylprolyl isomerase, which produces MQLKTNNLKFIINGIAGVCLLFGATQDIMAQEIVVTDSTAIQPKVEVERAQVPAGEFQKYKVDGIAAVVGEYVVLDSDVDMMLKDLKSQGVSTADVTDCQLIGSLLENKLYAHHAVQDSIIIADSEISSYVDQQINQLVGQTGSMEKVLKFYKRDSEADFRKELFEINKQRELSNRMQKNIIDDVEITPEEVRSYFEKIDVEERPIFGDEVEISQIIIKPEIPQSEKQKVIDRLAQFREDVIDNDASFATKAVLYSQDPGSSRDGGRMVISRKDPLDKDFKDTAFSLQEGEVSEPFESAFGYHIIKVDKVLGQNLEIRHILLIPDVTNATVEAAKSEIDSIRTQVKDGKLKFAIAAKRFSDEEETAANNGKLINPTSGDTRFEQTKIDPEIYDQVVNLQEGDVSLVLTDQDRTGRVFYKLITVDKRYKEHKAEFAKDYLKIKELALRDKRIDVIEEWQKEKIADTYVKINGKYRSCDYASDWLKK